TCGCGCCAATTCATCCAGACGCCGGCTTGCGCGGTGTCGGGCGCGGCCAGCCCGGCCACCAGGCTGGGGTAGTTGACCGCCTGGCTCTGGATGGCCAGAAAGAAGTCTCGGCTGGCACCGTCGGCATTGCCGGCATGCAGCCCACCGATCTGCGACAGCGCCAGGGTGCAGGTGGCCGTGCTCACGCAGGTGGTGCCGTCCCACCGCTTGCCGCCCAGCGTGTCGTTGCGCGAATCGATGGTGCCAGCCGCCCCTGCATCGATCAGCAGGCTGCCGCTGACCACGTTCATCGTGGTGCCGATGTCCCCGCTGATGCCGCCGAAGCCGAAGCGCATGCCCACCACCTGCTGGCTGCTGCCGCTGCCGGTGGTGACGAATTCGAAGTACGGGTCGGTGATGCTGACCGTGCGCTGTGCCGCGGTGCCGTCGCTGCGGCCGAAGCGCAGCGTGCCGAGGTCGATGTCGGCGCCGGTGGCATTGCGCGGGGACCAGGTGTATTCGCCCAGCCGCATCCCGTTGAAGTTGGCCGACAGCGAGATGTCCGCCCCCAGCGTGAGCCGGGTGAAGTCCATGCCCTGGTAGTTGGTGGTGTTCAGGCTCAGCAGGGCCTGGCCCCAGGTGTCCGAGAGCGCGGTGTCGTCCAGGGGCTCGGCCGCCCAGGTGAGCCCGCAGGTCAGCACGCCCAGCGTCAGCGCGGCCAGTAGGCGCCGACCGGCGCACACTGTTGCATTCAGGAGACAACTCGACATCGCAAACGCCTCGCCCCATGTGAAACACGCCCGCACAGTGCTCACCGTGCGGGCCTGGCGCCACCGACGGCGGGCGGGTGGCCCGACGTCGGCAACGCAGCTGGAGACTGAACTCAGCCGATCAGAGGTCCGATCAGTGGGCCCACAGCCAGAACTTGCTGCCTTGCATGTCGATGTTGTTGATGGCCACCTTGCCGAAGGACTTGGTGCTGTTGCCCATCGTGATCGAGCCGACGTTGATGCTCGGCGACAGCTTGCTGTCCAGGTTGGCGTTCGGGAAGGCGAACTGGACCACGTCCGAAGCGCCGTCGTAGACGCCGTTGGTCACCAGGTTCGTCAGGTTGGTGCCGACATCGGCCGGGGCGATGTACTTGGCCATCGAGGTGGCCACGGCATTCACGAAGGTGCCCGCGGTCGTCGCGTCGCCGGCCTTCAGGATGTCGATGGTCATCACGAACATGCCGGTGACGCCGATGTCGTTGAACGACACGGAACCGCCGGTGGTGTCGGTGTCGGTGTACTTGAAGCTGCCGATGTTGATGTTCAGGTCACCAGCGATCGACACGCCGTCCTGGCCGCTGACGGTGGACAGGGCGTCGTCTTCGATGGCGGTCATGGCCGAAGCGGACAGAGCCAGGGCCGACAGGGTGGCCAGAACAGCAGCGCGCAGTGCGAATTTCATGCTTGTCTCCTAGATATGCGTTGTGGGATCAGGTCGCCAATCTCGCCAGAACTCCGAGGGGTTGGCCTGTCGAAATCGCGGAGTTGATCTTCGGCGCGCGGGGCCTGCGCTGCACTGGCCGCAGCGGCCAAGCTCATGGCTTCAACGACCCATTGGGAAAGGTACCGAGAGGGTTCTCACCAAGCGGGCGGACCGCCCGGGGCGAGGCTCAGTGGGCGCAGCGGAACTCGCTGGGCGAGCAGCCGAACCAGCGCTTGCAGGCGCGGTAGAAGGTGCTGGGGTCGGCAAAGCCCACGGCGAAGCTCACCTCGGTGGGCGTGGCGCCACCGGCCTCCAGCAGGCGGCGCGCGGTCTCGCGCCGGGTGTCGTCCACCAGATCCTGGAAGGAGGTGCCCTCGTCGCTGAGGTGGCGCTGCAGCGTGCGCTCGCTCATGCGCAGCTCGGCGGCCACCTGCTCGCGCCGCGGGTCTCCGCGCGAAAGCTGGCGGGCGATGACCTCGCGCACCCGCGCCACCAGGCTGCCGCCCTGTTGCGCGATCAGGCGCTCGGCGAGCTGCTCGCTGAGGTCGGCAATCATCGGATCGGCCGTGGGCACCGGCATGTCCAGCAGGCACCGCGGAAAGTCCATGGCATAGACCGCCGCACCGAACTGCACCGGCGCACCATAGGCCTTCTCCCAGGGCCCGGGGTCGGCCGGTGCAGGAAAGGGACAGCTGACCCGCTCGGGCAGCATCTGCTGGCCCAGCAGCCACCAGATGCCCTGCAGCACGGTGTAGGCCATGAAGTCGTAGCGTTGCGAGGCGGCCGGCCGGGCGCCAGGCGAGACCTCCACCCCCACCCGCACCTGGCCCTCGACGAGCTGCACGCTCATCGCCGTGGTGGGTGAAATGACGCCGGTGAAGCGCTCCAGGCGCTGCAGCGCGGTGCGGATGTCCGGCGCGGCCATCACCAGATGGGCCATGCCGCCCAGCCCGATCATGGGCTGGCGCGGTGTCATGCGCAGGCCGATGGCCGGGTCCTGGGTGCGCACCACGGCATGGCGCCAGGCGGCGTCGAAGAGATCGGCCAGGGTCTCGGCCGGCAGCACCGCATCCAGCGAAGCCACCCCGCCCTCGCCCAGCAGGAAGGCATCCAGATCCAGACCACAGCGGGAAAAACCATCATGCATGGCGCGATACGCGCACAGCTGCCGCAATGGAAGGGTGTTCATGCCGACTCCGGAAGACGCTGCCCACCGCCAACAACACGGAAGGCCAAAAAAGCACGCCCGTGCTTTTTTGAGTTCTCTACAGTAACAAAGCGGCAAAGGACCGACCACCCAGGGTTACCCCGGGGTGATCCACCACATCCCACGAACAGAGGAAGGGGTCAGAACCCTTCTTCGACCAGCTCGGCCGCGCGGATCAGCGCCCGCGCCTTGACCTCGGTCTCGCGCCATTCCATCTCGGGCACCGAGTCGGCCACCACGCCGGCAGCCGCCTGCACGTACAGCGTCTGGTTCTTGACGATGCCGGTGCGGATGACGATGGCCACGTCCATGTCGCCGGCAAAGCTCAGGTAGCCGCAGGCCCCGCCGTAGATGCCGCGCTGCACCGGCTCGAGCTCGTCGATGATCTCCATCGCCCGGATCTTGGGGGCGCCGCTGAGCGTGCCCGCCGGAAAGGAGGCCTTGAGCACGTCCAGATTGCTCATGCCGTCCTTCAGCAGCCCCTCGACGTTGCTGACGATGTGCATCACGTGCGAGTAGCGCTCGATGGCGAAGGCCTCGGTCACCTTGACCGAACCGGTCTTGGCGATGCGGCCCACGTCGTTGCGCGCCAGATCGATCAGCATCACGTGCTCGGCACGCTCCTTGGGGTCGGCCAGCAGCTCGGCCTCCAGGGCCTTGTCGGCCTCGGGCGTGGCCCCGCGCGGGCGCGTGCCGGCGATCGGGCGGATGATGACCTTCTCGCCCTCGGGCGTGTGCTCATGGCGCACCAGGATCTCGGGCGAGGAGCCGACGATCTGGAAGTCCCCCATGTCGTAGAAGTACATGTAGGGGCTGGGGTTGAGCGAGCGCAGCGCGCGGTACAGGCTCAGCGGGCTTTCGGTGTAGCGCTTCTGCAGGCGCTGGCCGATGACGATCTGCATGCAGTCGCCCGCGGCGATGTAGTCCTTGGCCTTCTGCACCGCAGCCTCGAAATCCGCCTTGGCGAATTCGCGCTCCACGGCGTAGCTGGGGCCGCGCTTCACGGCCGGCGCGGTGACGCTGTAGCGCAGCTTGTCGGTCAGGTCGGCCAAGCGGCGCTTGGCGTTGAAGAAGGCCTCCGGGCGGGACGGGTCGGCCCAGACGATCAGGTAGAGCCGGCCCGACAGGTTGTCGATGACCGCCAGTTCCTCGGTCTGCAGCAGCAGCAGGTCCGGCGTGCCGATGCCGCCGGGCTTGGTGGTGTGCGCCAGCTTCTTCTCGATGAAGCGCACCGTGTCGTAGCCGAAGTAGCCCGCCAGCCCGCCGCAGAAGCGCGGCAGCCCCGGCGGCAGCGCCGGCTTGAAGCGGGCCTGGTACTCGGCGATGAAGTCCAGCGGGTTGCCCTCGTGCACCTCCACCACCTGGCCGTCGGTGACGACCTCGGTGCGCGGGCCGGTGGCGCGCAGCAACGTGCGCGCGGGCAGGCCGATGAAGGAATAGCGGCCGAAGCGCTCGCCGCCGACGACCGACTCCAGCAGGAAGCTGTGCGGCTGGCCACCGGCCAGCTTCAGGTACAGCGACAGCGGGGTTTCCAGGTCGGCAAAGGCCTCGGTGATCAGGGGGATGCGGTTGTAGCCCTGAGCGGCCTGGCTCTTGAATTCGAGTTCGGTGATCACAGTCGTTCTCCTCGTCCCGCGCCTGAAAGAGTCAGGCCAACTGGGGCCTGGGCGGCGGGCATGTTCTCGGGGGCCGCGGCACGCAAGAGGGCCGCGACGGAATCTGATTCAGGCGAACCAGCGGCGCCAGGGCCAGGCTCCCCGGTCGTGCGTGAACGACAGCCGTTTGCGCGAGGTGAACATGCGAAAGAGTGTAGCAGTGCCCTGCCGGTATCCCCCCGGATTGAAGTCGCTGCAGGGCGCCGAGGGCATGGACAAGCGGTCACTCTGTCGTCACACTTGTCGTTTCAGTTGTTGCCCATCCGGCAACGTGTTGACATCACACGACAACAGGGGCCATCGCCATGGGGCGTCGTTGGGTGAGGCAGGCTGCCGCCTTGGAGCGCGGCCTGGGGAGAGAGGTTGCGCGCCAGACCACGGAAACTGCGTGCGCGCTGCGGGAAGCGCCTGGACAGGCTCAGCGGCACAGGGCCGGACGACGGGCCAGGCTGCCGCACACGGCCCTGCGCCGGCTGATCCAGGCGATGCTGCTCGGGCCGTTGTGCGTGGCCTGCTGGGCGCAATCCGCGCCGCCGGCACCGGTGCCGGTGCCCGACACGCCGGGCCTCGAGGTCAGTGACCGTGTGAAGCGGGACGCGGAGCGGCCGATGTACTGGATCCGCCGCCTGGGCGAGCAGACCGCGTCCCAGGACAAGGCCAGCCAGGAGCGCAATGCCGCCGAGCGGCAGACCGCCGCCGAAAAAGCCGCCGCCGAACGGGCGGCACGCACGGCCCGCAGTGACAAGCCCGACAAGCCCACCGCCGCCCCGACCCCGCGGCCCGCGGCCCCCGAGCCCGCGCCCACCCCCGCGCTGGCCACCCGAGACAGCAGCGGCACGGGCCAGGTCAGTCCGTCAGCTGCGCCGGCATCGCCCTCACCGGCCCCTGCACCTGCCGTGGCCGCAGCGGCACCAGCCGCGCCGGCCACATCTGCGCCCGAGTTGCCCGTGGCCAGCGCCTCCGGCCCGTCGGGCGAGACAAACGCACCGGCGACCGAGCGGACGGGCGGCACCGATGTGGCGATGGCCACGCCGCCGCGCCATGAAGAGCCCGCGGCGCCGCCCCCGCCCCCGGAGGTGGACACCCTGGTGCTCCGCCCGGGTGAGACCCTGACCCTGCCCGACAGCCTGATGCGCCGCATGCGCCGCGGCTCGGTGGAGGTGAAGGTCCAGGTCGCTCCTGACGGCAGCGTGATGGACGCCACCATCATGCAGAGCAGCCACCCGCGGCTGGACTCCGCGGCGCTGGAGGCGATCAAGGCCGCCCACTTCCAGCCGGTCTCGCGCCCCACCACCGCAGTCATCCAGTTCGGCTTCGACCTGGACAGCTGAGGCCACGCCTCCTGCGGCTCAGCCCCCGTGGGGCCGCAGGGCGCGCAGGTCCAGGTCGTCCAGTCGGGCCAGCACGGCGTCGGGCCGGGCCGATTCGGGCGGCTCGCCGTGGTTGTAGCCGTAGGCCATCAGCACCACCGGGCAGCCGGCCGCGCGCGCGGCGCGGGCGTCGTTGCTGGAGTCGCCCACCATCAGCGTGAAGGCGGGTGTGCTGCCCAGGGCCTCGCAGGTCTTGCGCAGCGGCAACGGGTCCGGCTTGGTCCGCTCGAAGGCGTCGCCGCCGAACACATGGGAGAAGAAGCCATCCAGGCCCTTGGCCTGCAGCAGCGGCTTGGCGAAGGCCGTGGGCTTGTTGGTCAGGCAGGCCAGCCGCAGACCAGCCTCGCGCAAGCGGGCCAGCCCCTCCATCACCCCGGGATAGACCGCGGAGGCCTGACCGTTGATGGCCAGGTAGTGGCGCTGGTAGGCGGCCCACAGCGCCTCGTAGTGCTGCGCATCGGCCTGCACATGGGCCAGCGTGCTGCGCAGCAGATGGGCCGAGCCCTTGCCCACGGTGTGCTCGATGAAGGCCCGGTCCACAGGCGGCAGGTCCAGTTCGGCCAGGCTGCGGTTGAGGGCCAGTTCGAAGTCGCCCAGGGTGTCGACCATGGTGCCGTCCAGATCGACGATGGCGGCCTGCCAGGGATGCGGGGGCGTCAGGGGAGCGGATTCAGGAGACATGGACAACGCGGCGTGCCTGCAGCAATGGAATGGCCGACATTCTCGCCGCGGCCCGCACCACGCGGGCACCGCAGGGACGCCGGGGCTCACCCCCCGGCGGCGGGCGGTGCCGACGGCGCGGCGGGCTCGGGGGCGGGCGGCGAGGCCCCGGCCGCCCGGGCGTCCGCTGCCGGCTGCGGTGTGGCCATCTGCTGGATCCAGCTCAGCAGCAGCAACTGTGCGGCCGGATCGCGGGCCTGCCGCCAGACCCAGGCGCCCAGGCTGCCCCGCCAGGTGCCGGCCCGGCGGCCGGCCCAGGCCCACAGCCAGCGGCGCGATGCCACGAGGGCGCCGCCCAGCAGCGCCGCCCCCGCCAACGCGGCCGCGGGGTGACGCCGCACGACGGGCAGCACCGTGGCGCGCAGTTCCGCAGCCCCCAGCTCGGCGGCCGCGGCCAGCGGCTGGCGCCGCCACCAGGCCTCCGCCCAGGAGCACACGGCCAGCCCCATCGGCGTGTGCCCCAGCTGGCGTCGCAGGAAGCGCCACCAGGTGCGCAGCCCCGGCCCGCGCCCTTCCGGCGCCCCGAAACCCTGCGCGGGCCCGGGCAGGACCTGCGCCCGCAGGCGCGCGCGGGACGCGGTCAAACGCGCCAGGGCTTGCTCTCGCGGCGTGGCCGCCAAGCCGCCGGCCGGGTCGGGCTCCGCGGCCGTGTCCTGGGCGGGGCTCATGCGCGCGCCGCCTCCTGCCACAGCGCCTGGTCCTGCGCCCATTGCGCACGCCACAGCGCCGCGTCGAAGACCGCCTGGTCCCGGTGGCGCCGCGCCTGCCACACCCCCAAGGCCAGGGCGAGCAGGGCCAGGCCGGCCGGCAGCGCCACCAGCACCCAGGCGGCAGGCATCCGTTCCACCGGCACGGCCGCCGCCAGCAGCAGGGCCACGCCCCCCAGCCCCAGGGCCAGCAGCGCCAGCACCATCACCACCAGCCCCCACAGCAGGCGCTGACGCCAGCGCCGGGCCGCCTCGCCCAGCTCAGCCTGGGCCAGCGCCGCATAGGCGCCGGCATGTTCGGCCAACAGGTCGGGCCGGCTGGCCAGGGTGCGGAACAGGGGGTGGATCGGCATGGCGGGTCCGAAGGGCGGTGACTCAGGCTCAGGATACGCGACGCGAACGCGCCAGCCAGCCGATCAGGCCAGCCATGGCCGCGCCGGCGGCGGCGGCGATCAGCACCGACTTGACCGGCTCGTCGCGGATGTAGGCCCGCGCCTGATCCCCGGCATCCTCCAGCCGTTCACGTGCGCGGTGGGTGGCGTCGCGGGCCTGGTCGCGGGTGCGGGCCGCCAG
This sequence is a window from Ideonella dechloratans. Protein-coding genes within it:
- a CDS encoding AraC family transcriptional regulator, with protein sequence MNTLPLRQLCAYRAMHDGFSRCGLDLDAFLLGEGGVASLDAVLPAETLADLFDAAWRHAVVRTQDPAIGLRMTPRQPMIGLGGMAHLVMAAPDIRTALQRLERFTGVISPTTAMSVQLVEGQVRVGVEVSPGARPAASQRYDFMAYTVLQGIWWLLGQQMLPERVSCPFPAPADPGPWEKAYGAPVQFGAAVYAMDFPRCLLDMPVPTADPMIADLSEQLAERLIAQQGGSLVARVREVIARQLSRGDPRREQVAAELRMSERTLQRHLSDEGTSFQDLVDDTRRETARRLLEAGGATPTEVSFAVGFADPSTFYRACKRWFGCSPSEFRCAH
- a CDS encoding DUF6160 family protein; its protein translation is MKFALRAAVLATLSALALSASAMTAIEDDALSTVSGQDGVSIAGDLNINIGSFKYTDTDTTGGSVSFNDIGVTGMFVMTIDILKAGDATTAGTFVNAVATSMAKYIAPADVGTNLTNLVTNGVYDGASDVVQFAFPNANLDSKLSPSINVGSITMGNSTKSFGKVAINNIDMQGSKFWLWAH
- a CDS encoding energy transducer TonB, which produces MYWIRRLGEQTASQDKASQERNAAERQTAAEKAAAERAARTARSDKPDKPTAAPTPRPAAPEPAPTPALATRDSSGTGQVSPSAAPASPSPAPAPAVAAAAPAAPATSAPELPVASASGPSGETNAPATERTGGTDVAMATPPRHEEPAAPPPPPEVDTLVLRPGETLTLPDSLMRRMRRGSVEVKVQVAPDGSVMDATIMQSSHPRLDSAALEAIKAAHFQPVSRPTTAVIQFGFDLDS
- the gph gene encoding phosphoglycolate phosphatase (PGP is an essential enzyme in the glycolate salvage pathway in higher organisms (photorespiration in plants). Phosphoglycolate results from the oxidase activity of RubisCO in the Calvin cycle when concentrations of carbon dioxide are low relative to oxygen. This enzyme is a member of the Haloacid Dehalogenase (HAD) superfamily of aspartate-nucleophile hydrolase enzymes (PF00702).), translated to MSPESAPLTPPHPWQAAIVDLDGTMVDTLGDFELALNRSLAELDLPPVDRAFIEHTVGKGSAHLLRSTLAHVQADAQHYEALWAAYQRHYLAINGQASAVYPGVMEGLARLREAGLRLACLTNKPTAFAKPLLQAKGLDGFFSHVFGGDAFERTKPDPLPLRKTCEALGSTPAFTLMVGDSSNDARAARAAGCPVVLMAYGYNHGEPPESARPDAVLARLDDLDLRALRPHGG
- a CDS encoding phage holin family protein gives rise to the protein MPIHPLFRTLASRPDLLAEHAGAYAALAQAELGEAARRWRQRLLWGLVVMVLALLALGLGGVALLLAAAVPVERMPAAWVLVALPAGLALLALALGVWQARRHRDQAVFDAALWRAQWAQDQALWQEAARA
- the trpE gene encoding anthranilate synthase component I translates to MITELEFKSQAAQGYNRIPLITEAFADLETPLSLYLKLAGGQPHSFLLESVVGGERFGRYSFIGLPARTLLRATGPRTEVVTDGQVVEVHEGNPLDFIAEYQARFKPALPPGLPRFCGGLAGYFGYDTVRFIEKKLAHTTKPGGIGTPDLLLLQTEELAVIDNLSGRLYLIVWADPSRPEAFFNAKRRLADLTDKLRYSVTAPAVKRGPSYAVEREFAKADFEAAVQKAKDYIAAGDCMQIVIGQRLQKRYTESPLSLYRALRSLNPSPYMYFYDMGDFQIVGSSPEILVRHEHTPEGEKVIIRPIAGTRPRGATPEADKALEAELLADPKERAEHVMLIDLARNDVGRIAKTGSVKVTEAFAIERYSHVMHIVSNVEGLLKDGMSNLDVLKASFPAGTLSGAPKIRAMEIIDELEPVQRGIYGGACGYLSFAGDMDVAIVIRTGIVKNQTLYVQAAAGVVADSVPEMEWRETEVKARALIRAAELVEEGF